One window of Trifolium pratense cultivar HEN17-A07 linkage group LG5, ARS_RC_1.1, whole genome shotgun sequence genomic DNA carries:
- the LOC123886623 gene encoding uncharacterized protein LOC123886623, which yields MDLKVKNYLFQSIDRTILETILERDTAKNIWDAMRRKYQGSTKVKRAQLQSLRREFEILEMEESESVTDFFARTLKIANIMTAHGERMEQVTVVEKILRSMTEKFNYVVCSITESNDVTTMSIDELQSSLLVHEKLMKGKSHGVIVGAEQALKISNVGRGRGRSSSSRGRGHSFL from the coding sequence ATGGATTTGAAGGTAAAGAACTATCTTTTCCAATCAATTGATCGAACAATCTTAGAAACAATATTGGAACGTGACACTGCAAAGAATATATGGGATGCAATGCGACGCAAGTATCAAGGTTCAACCAAGGTAAAACGTGCGCAATTGCAATCCCTAAGACGTGAATTTGAGATTCTTGAAATGGAAGAAAGTGAATCTGTCACTGATTTCTTTGCAAGAACGCTCAAAATTGCAAACATCATGACTGCACATGGTGAAAGGATGGAACAAGTGACAGTAGTTGAAAAGATTCTTAGATCAATGACTGAGAAATTCAATTACGTGGTATGTTCAATCACTGAATCAAATGATGTAACTACTATGTCCATAGATGAGTTACAAAGCAGTCTTCTTGTTCATGAGAAGTTAATGAAAGGCAAGAGTCATGGTGTCATAGTTGGAGCGGAGCAGGCTCTCAAGATTTCCAATGTTGGTAGAGGGAGAGGTCGTAGTTCTTCCTCAAGAGGGAGAGGGCACTCATTCTTATAG